A section of the Schistosoma haematobium chromosome ZW, whole genome shotgun sequence genome encodes:
- a CDS encoding hypothetical protein (EggNog:ENOG410V9Q8~COG:D,U) produces the protein MGEFNSFYHNLCNHIILQGANSHGQLGTGDDKDAYEPKIINFTDPIALISGGGGHSLISDENNIFSCGLNSVGQLGRSNDCNHFKIIPYSFASTVNKVSCGWDFSVAVLSDGSVFSWGSNEYGQLGKESINSSIIPVRVDIEPVRSISAGLRHVVSVTVSGKLYGWGSNRRKQLLFDKMMIKAEHYDESKQICYRPTLLNSVFGYTHEWVDCAAGAHHSIAKTRTNKLALFGDTRFFKLKSEVHGLSSNIESGLSSPIWYDAEVFDNNEIEQVVCGWSHVLVRTSVGEVYSWGRSDFGQLGRTVNVLSKFIGKSNEIFPNFDVHPGKVHFHLNTGHEVTIKSVACGSEHSLAIDSNEQLWVWGWNEHGMCGVITKIASHIEKHWTEEEVIPYITQPYRINFRCFNQNYKVKHIGCGYGHSMAYVEFGSQTL, from the exons ATGGGTGAGTTCAATTCGTTTTATCACAATCTTTGCAATCATATTATTTTACAGGGTGCAAACAGCCATGGACAGCTGGGTACAGGAGATGATAAAGATGCTTATGAACCTAAAATCATTAATTTCACTGATCCGATCGCCCTGATCTCCGGAGGTGGTGGTCACTCTCTGATTTCTGACG AAAACAATATATTCAGCTGTGGTTTGAATTCTGTTGGTCAGCTGGGTCGTTCAAATGACTGCAACCACTTTAAAATTATTCCTTACTCTTTTGCATCAACTGTTAATAAAGTATCGTGTGGCTGGGATTTTTCTGTTGCAGTACTAAGTGATGGATCTGTTTTCTCATGGGGCTCAAATGAATATGGACAGTTGGGCAAAGAAAGTATTAATTCAAGCATAATTCCT GTTCGTGTTGATATAGAGCCTGTTCGATCTATATCTGCAGGTCTAAGGCATGTCGTTTCTGTGACAG TCTCCGGAAAACTGTATGGTTGGGGTTCTAATCGCCGAAAACAATTATTGTTTGATAAAATGATGATTAAAGCTGAGCATTATGACGAATCGAAACAAATATGTTACCGTCCCACTCTGTTGAACTCTGTATTTGGCTACACACACGAGTGGGTCGATTGTGCCGCTGGTGCGCATCATTCAATTGCGAAAACAA GAACTAATAAACTGGCCCTTTTTGGAGATACTAGATTTTTTAAACTCAAATCAGAAGTTCACGGTCTTTCTTCGAATATCGAAAGTGGACTTTCATCTCCTATCTGGTATGATGCCGAAGTATTCGACAACAATGAAATAGAACAAGTGGTCTGTGGATGGAGTCATGTTCTCGTTAGAACTA GTGTTGGAGAAGTTTATTCGTGGGGTCGATCAGACTTTGGACAGCTTGGACGAACTGTTAACGTATTAAGCAAGTTTATAGGAAAATCTAATGAGATTTTCCCGAACTTCGATGTACATCCTGGAAAAGTACATTTTCATTTGAATACTGGTCATGAAGTGACTATAAAATCTGTTGCTTGTGGTTCAGAGCACTCATTGGCTATAGATTCAAATGAACAGTTATGGGTTTGGGGTTGGAATGAGCATGGTATGTGCGGTGTTATAACGAAAATTGCAAGTCACATAGAAAAACATTGGACTGAAGAAGAAGTTATTCCTTACATCACACAACCATATCGAATAAATTTCCGATGTTTTAATCAAAATTACAAAGTGAAACATATCGGTTGTGGATACGGTCATTCAATGGCGTATGTAGAATTTGGTTCGCAAACGTTGTAG
- a CDS encoding hypothetical protein (EggNog:ENOG410V9Q8~COG:D,U) encodes MMIKAEHYDESKQICYRPTLLNSVFGYTHEWVDCAAGAHHSIAKTRTNKLALFGDTRFFKLKSEVHGLSSNIESGLSSPIWYDAEVFDNNEIEQVVCGWSHVLVRTSVGEVYSWGRSDFGQLGRTVNVLSKFIGKSNEIFPNFDVHPGKVHFHLNTGHEVTIKSVACGSEHSLAIDSNEQLWVWGWNEHGMCGVITKIASHIEKHWTEEEVIPYITQPYRINFRCFNQNYKVKHIGCGYGHSMAYVEFGSQTL; translated from the exons ATGATGATTAAAGCTGAGCATTATGACGAATCGAAACAAATATGTTACCGTCCCACTCTGTTGAACTCTGTATTTGGCTACACACACGAGTGGGTCGATTGTGCCGCTGGTGCGCATCATTCAATTGCGAAAACAA GAACTAATAAACTGGCCCTTTTTGGAGATACTAGATTTTTTAAACTCAAATCAGAAGTTCACGGTCTTTCTTCGAATATCGAAAGTGGACTTTCATCTCCTATCTGGTATGATGCCGAAGTATTCGACAACAATGAAATAGAACAAGTGGTCTGTGGATGGAGTCATGTTCTCGTTAGAACTA GTGTTGGAGAAGTTTATTCGTGGGGTCGATCAGACTTTGGACAGCTTGGACGAACTGTTAACGTATTAAGCAAGTTTATAGGAAAATCTAATGAGATTTTCCCGAACTTCGATGTACATCCTGGAAAAGTACATTTTCATTTGAATACTGGTCATGAAGTGACTATAAAATCTGTTGCTTGTGGTTCAGAGCACTCATTGGCTATAGATTCAAATGAACAGTTATGGGTTTGGGGTTGGAATGAGCATGGTATGTGCGGTGTTATAACGAAAATTGCAAGTCACATAGAAAAACATTGGACTGAAGAAGAAGTTATTCCTTACATCACACAACCATATCGAATAAATTTCCGATGTTTTAATCAAAATTACAAAGTGAAACATATCGGTTGTGGATACGGTCATTCAATGGCGTATGTAGAATTTGGTTCGCAAACGTTGTAG